CCGACCCGCTTGAGCGGCACCGAAGCGGCCGGATCGAGCTTCTGGGCCAGCGGAGCCGGAAACAGACGGCTCCAGGCGCCCTCCGTCGGGAAGGGGCCGGGGGCAATGGCGTTGGAGCGGATGCCGTACTTGGCCCATTCCACGGCCAGGGAGCGGGTCATGGCCAGCACGCCGGCTTTGGCTGCGGCCGAGGGCACCACGTAGGCCGAGCCCACGGAAGCGTAGGTCGTCACGATGTTGAGAATGGTACCAGGCTTCTGGTCGGCAATCCAGCGCTTGCCAAAGGCCAGAGTGCAGTTGTAGGAGCCGCGCAGCACGATGTCGACAATGACGTCGAAGGCCTTGTGGGAAAGCCGCTCGGTGGGCGAAATGAAGTTACCGGCCGCGTTATTGAGCAGCACATCCACACCGCCAAAGGTGTCGATGGTTTTTTGCAGCATGGCCTCTACCTCGTCGTACTTACGCACGTCGCACTGCACGGCCAGCACCTTGCCACCGGTTTGCTGGCGCAGCTCCTCGGCCGTTTTTTCCAGCACCTCAAGCTTGCGGCTGCTGATGGTTACGTTGGCACCCAGCTGCAGAAAGTAGGTGGTCATGGCCCGGCCCAGGCCAGTGCCGCCGCCCGTCACGACGATGGTTTTGCCCTGCAGGGCATTGTCGCGGAGCATGGGTTGAGAGTAGGCTGACATAGAAAAGGAGAGTAAGAAGGGGAAGGATGGGAAAGCTGCAAGAACGGTAATTGTTGGCTTTGCCCCTATATAAACGAGAAGAAGGATTTTTTCCCACCTTTGGGCTCCATGACTGCCCCTCCCTCTTCTTCGGCCCTCCCTTCTATTGCCGTGCTCGGCTGCGGCTGGCTCGGCCTGCCCCTGGCCAAAAGCCTGGTGCAAGCCGGCTACCCCGTGGTGGGGTCCACCACTACCCCCAAGCAGCTGCTCACCCTGCGCGACGCGGGCATCACGCCCTACCTGCTGCGCCTGGGTCCCGATTTCAGCGCTACCGACGCCGACACGCTGCGGGTTATGCTGGGGGGCGTCGAGGTGCTGGTGCTCAACATTCCGCCCAGCAAAGCCGGGCCCGGCGGCTACCCCGCCCTGCTGCGGCCGGTGGGCAGTGCCGTAGCCGCGGCCGGGGTCAAGCACGTGCTGTTCGTGAGTTCCACGAGCGTTTACCCCGATGAGCCCCGGCCCATGACCGAGGCCGACGCCGTAGCCTCGGCCGAAGCTGCTTCTGACCTGCTGCGGGCCGAAGGACAGTTTACTTCCGCCCAAGGGCAATGGCAAACAACGGTAGTGCGTCTGAGCGGCCTGATTGGCCCGGAGCGGCCCCCGGGCCGCTTTCTGGCCGGCCGCCAGAACGTGCCCAATGGCGACGCCCCGGTCAACCTGATTCACCTTCAGGACTGTATCGGCTTGCTAACGAGCATCATTGAGCAGCACGCCTGGGGCTATACCTTCAACGCCAGCGCCGCCCAGCACCTGCGGCGGCGGGAGTTTTACCCGGCAGCCGCCCAGCAGCTGGGCCTGGCCGCCCCGGTTTTCCAGCCCGACTCGACCGGGGGCAAAACCATCGACAGCAGCCTGGTTCGCCGCACGCTCCACTACGAGTTTGCGCACGACGATCTGCTGGCCGCCCTGGCGTACTGCTAAACCCAGGGCTCGACTTTGCGGAGCTTCGGTTTCGGCGGCTGTTAGGGATTGGGCGAGGATTGGGGAAGTTCCTACCGACTAACTAGGCAAAAGGTCCCGTCCGTTTTTACAATCGACGGGACCTTTTGGCAAATCGTCCCGTCGATTGTAAAAATGGCCGGCACGATTTAGCGGAACGAACGGGGTCGAGTTGAAATCGGCGGGCATCCGTGGGTTATCTTTGCCTTGTGAATACTGATAAACTGACGGTCGTGGTGCTGGGTGGCGGGGCGGCCGGCTTCTTTGGAGCCATTGCCTGCGCCGAGGCCAATCCCGCCGCCCGGGTGCTGCTGGTGGAGAAAACCGGCAAGCTGCTGAGCAAAGTGCGGGTGTCGGGCGGGGGAAGATGCAACGTGACCCACGCCTGCTTTTCGGCCGCCCAGCTGATCCAGCACTACCCGCGGGGCGGCAAAAAGCTCAAGGAGCCCTTCCAGCAGTTTGGGGCCCAGGATACGGTGCGCTGGTTTGAGCAGCGCGGTGTGCAGCTCAAGACCGAAGCCGACGGCCGCATGTTTCCCACCACTGACTCCTCGGAAACCATTGCTCAATGCCTGCTCGAAGCGGCCCATAAGGCCGGCGTGCACATCCTGCTTACTACCACCGCCGAGCACTTTGAGCCCTTACCCGAAGGGGGGTTCCGCGTAACCCTGACCGGGACGCACGCCCAAACCCTGACGGCTCAGCGCCTACTCATTGCCACCGGCGGCGTACCCAAAACCGAGGGCTACAACTGGCTGCGGCAGCTGGGCCACACCATTGCCGAGCCGGTACCGTCGTTGTTTACGTTCAATGTGCCCGAGTCGCCGCTCAAAGAACTCATGGGCGTGAGCGTGCCCCAGGCCCGGGTGGTCATTGCCGGCGAAAAGCTCGATTACGAAGGCCCCCTGCTCATTACCCACTGGGGCGTGAGCGGGCCGGCCGTGCTCAAACTCTCGGCCTGGGGGGCCCGGCGGTTGCACGAGCTCAGTTACACGGGAACAGCCCTGGTCAACTGGATTCCGACCTACACCGAGGAGTCCTTGCGCCAGTGGCTGCACACCTTCCGCGACGAAAACGGGAAGAAGGTGGTGCTGGTCAACGCACTGTTTGGCCTGCCTCAGCGCCTGTGGCGGGCCTTGGCGGAGCAGGCCGGCATCGGGGCCGAAGTCCGCTGGAGCGAGCTGCCGGCCAAGCCCCAAAACCGCCTGATTGAGTTGCTGTTGCGCATGCCGCTGGCCGTGCGCGGTAAGACTACTTTCAAAGAGGAATTCGTGACCTGCGGCGGCGTGGTACTGGGTGAGGTCAATATGAAAACCATGGAAAGCCGCCTGGTGCCCGGCCTGCACTTTGCCGGCGAGGTGCTCGATATCGACGGTATTACGGGGGGCTTCAACTTTCAGGCTGCCTGGACGACCGGGTATCTGGCCGGGCAGGCCATGGCTGCCTCTACTCGGTAGCCTCCGCCCCAGTGCATCTACTGACCTAGCGCACAGTAGATACCGGTTACTGGGCAAGCCCTACTGTCGCCTGGGCAAGTGCAAATTCAGCCTGTTACCAAATCGTGCCTTTTGGCAGACTAAGCCGTGCCTGGAAAAAGCTGATTCACACCCAATATAGCGGCAATCCATCGACCCAGACCTAATTTGAACTAGGATAAAGTTGTACTCAATGCATTATCTATTTAACATATCTTAGCTGTATAGAAATTAAAAAAATACCATAAAGTGGGTATTGCCAGAGCGAGGACACTTATGGAGATTTGCAGAATTTTGCATTCTCCATTCATTAATGTTTAAATGCGTACCCTGTCTTTCATGCAGCATGCCCTAGCCAAATGGTTGCTGTTGCTCCTGTTTGTTTCCGGTCTGACCTGGCCTGCCTGGGCTAGTGATGGCCCAGGCCCTAAGCGAGGCCCAGACCTTTCGCTGGCACAAGCCCTCAATCCGGACGGCACCCTGCGCCCCGGAACTACCGGCTCTTTTGATGCCTTGGGCTATCAATTAAGCACCACTGAGGACGGACGGCCGGCTTTTCGGCCTCTGAACACCACTGGGGCCGGCGACAACCGCTGGCAGGACGGGTTTGGCACGCCCGGCACCAATGGCCAAGTCAATGTAGCCGTGGTGGCTCCTAACGGGGACCTCTACATCGGCGGTCAATTTTCCATTGCCGGCAAAGTCATTGCCCTGAACGTGGCCCGCTGGAACGGCACGACCTGGAGTGCGCTGGGAAGCGGGGTAAACAACAGCGTGAATGCCCTGGCCATAAGCGGCACGGACGTGTACGTGGGTGGCAACTTCACCCAGGCTGGCGGGCAAACGGCCAATTATATTGCCAAGTGGAACGGTTCCACCTGGAGCGGCCTAGGCACGGGGCTGAACAGCAGCGTGTCGGCACTGGCTGTAGCAGGGAATAATCTGTACGTAGGCGGCTCGTTTACAACGGCCAGTGGCACTACTGCCAGCCGCGTGGCCAAGTGGGACGGCACCAACTGGAGCACGCTCGGCACCGGTACGGCCGAAGGTGTAAATGGCTCCGTGCGGGCGCTGGCGGCAACTTCCACGGGCCGGGTATACGTGGGCGGCGACTACACCCAAGCGGGCGGGCAGGCTATCAGCTACCTGGCGCAGTGGGACGGCAGCACTTGGTCCAACGTTGGCACGGGAGTTGGCGGCACGGGCTACCGGAACGTACAGGCACTCGGGCTCAGCAGCACAAATGAACTGTATGCTAGTGGCTACTTTACTCAGATAGGCGGCGTTGCGGCCAACAACATTGCCAAGTGGAATGGAACGACCTGGAGTGCCCTGGGAACGGGTCTGAGCAGCCCAGCCGTACGACTTGCCCTTAGTGCTACCGACGAGTTGTATCTGGTCGGGCCAGCGCAGGCTGGGGGCCAGAATATAAACGGCATTGCACGCTGGAACGGCACTTGGGCAGAGCTGCCCGGTGCAGGCTTAGGCAACAGCAACCTGCAAGGCATTGCCGTAGCCGGTCAGCGCGTTTACATTGCCGGCGACTTTATTGCGGCCGGGGGCCGGCCGGCCAACCGCGTGACCGTCTGGGACGGCAGCACCTGGGCGGCTCTGGGCGAAGGGCTGAATTTGCCGGTCCGGGCAGTAGCCGTATCGG
Above is a genomic segment from Hymenobacter cellulosivorans containing:
- a CDS encoding SDR family oxidoreductase; translation: MSAYSQPMLRDNALQGKTIVVTGGGTGLGRAMTTYFLQLGANVTISSRKLEVLEKTAEELRQQTGGKVLAVQCDVRKYDEVEAMLQKTIDTFGGVDVLLNNAAGNFISPTERLSHKAFDVIVDIVLRGSYNCTLAFGKRWIADQKPGTILNIVTTYASVGSAYVVPSAAAKAGVLAMTRSLAVEWAKYGIRSNAIAPGPFPTEGAWSRLFPAPLAQKLDPAASVPLKRVGEYQELANLAAYLVSDFSAYVNGEVVTIDGGEWLNGAGEFNKLEMIPAPMWDEIEKAMRGNR
- a CDS encoding NAD(P)H-binding protein translates to MTAPPSSSALPSIAVLGCGWLGLPLAKSLVQAGYPVVGSTTTPKQLLTLRDAGITPYLLRLGPDFSATDADTLRVMLGGVEVLVLNIPPSKAGPGGYPALLRPVGSAVAAAGVKHVLFVSSTSVYPDEPRPMTEADAVASAEAASDLLRAEGQFTSAQGQWQTTVVRLSGLIGPERPPGRFLAGRQNVPNGDAPVNLIHLQDCIGLLTSIIEQHAWGYTFNASAAQHLRRREFYPAAAQQLGLAAPVFQPDSTGGKTIDSSLVRRTLHYEFAHDDLLAALAYC
- a CDS encoding NAD(P)/FAD-dependent oxidoreductase, yielding MNTDKLTVVVLGGGAAGFFGAIACAEANPAARVLLVEKTGKLLSKVRVSGGGRCNVTHACFSAAQLIQHYPRGGKKLKEPFQQFGAQDTVRWFEQRGVQLKTEADGRMFPTTDSSETIAQCLLEAAHKAGVHILLTTTAEHFEPLPEGGFRVTLTGTHAQTLTAQRLLIATGGVPKTEGYNWLRQLGHTIAEPVPSLFTFNVPESPLKELMGVSVPQARVVIAGEKLDYEGPLLITHWGVSGPAVLKLSAWGARRLHELSYTGTALVNWIPTYTEESLRQWLHTFRDENGKKVVLVNALFGLPQRLWRALAEQAGIGAEVRWSELPAKPQNRLIELLLRMPLAVRGKTTFKEEFVTCGGVVLGEVNMKTMESRLVPGLHFAGEVLDIDGITGGFNFQAAWTTGYLAGQAMAASTR